The DNA sequence AATCTCGGAAACGATAGCCCCGAAACCAGCAATAATTGCAGCAAGGAGAGAAAAACGGACTTCTTTAAGAAGTAGCCAAATATACTGGAGGCGAGTTGTACCCAGCGCCTGGATTTGGAGCCTGAGTTTGGGGTCAGTTTGTTGAAGAGCAGCACAGGTTAAGGCGGCGATTATGGGAGAAGCGATGATGGCTTGGGCGATGATAATCGCGATAGGAGTATACATAATATTTAAAAAGCCAAAAGGGCCGGAACGCCAAAGGAAAATTGAGACCCAAAGTCCAACGACCACTGGGGGTAAGCCCATCCCGGTATTAACAACGCTTAAAACGAATTGCCGCCCTGGAAAGGGTTTCAAAGCTAGGAGCGTGCCGAACGGAATCCCGATAAGTAAGCTTATGAACGTTCCAGTGAAAGAGACTTTGAGGGTGAGGAGCGTAATATCGATCACCTCGGGATCCCCGGTTATAAGGAGGCGGATAGCGGCTAGGACACCTTGCCAGATCATTTCCATACTGTTACCTACCCGTTTCAATTTAGATGAAAAAGGCTTGGCTAGCGCCAAGCCTTAACTGCTTTAATAAGTTATTAGCAATAATTATTTAAGATCCTCCATCTTTTTTCCTGCATCAGCGAAGAAGAGGGGCTGGCCGTATTTGTCTTGACCAAAGGATCCGATGAGTTTTTGAGTGTCAGCATCAATCATGAAATCTACGAAGGCTTTGGCGCCAACAGCATTGACTTTTGGGAATTTTTCAGGGTTAACCTGCATGACGTGATAAATATTCAAGAGAGAAGTTTCCCCTTGAAGGAGAATATCAAGCTTTAAGTTTTTCTTTGTAGCAAGATAGGTCGCGCGGTCTGTAAGGGTGTAACCCTCTTTGTCCGAGGCAATGGTGAGTGTTTGTCCCATGCCTTGACCTGTCGACTGATACTTAGTTCCGGCAGGTTTAATAGAAGCCTTTGTCCATAAAGCTTTTTCCATTTTATCCGTTCCAGAATCGTCTCCACGTGAGACAAAGATTGAAGGGCTTGCATAAATGGCCTTTAAGGCATCGACCGCTGTTTTTGTTTCTTTTACTTTGGCAGGGTCTGTTGCAGGTCCAACTAAGACAAAATCGTTATGCATCACAAGCTGATAGTTAATGGCTGTTTTGTTATCCACTAATTTTTTTTCTGAGGCAAAGGCATGCACTAGTAAAACGTCAGCATCCCCTTTTTCCCCCATGGCTAAAGCGGCTCCTGTACCGACGGCAACTGTTTTGACTTTATAGCCTGTTTTTTTCTCGAAGGCAGGGATGAGAACATCGAGTAGACCGCTATCTTGAGTACTTGTGGTGGTCGCTAAAATTAGGTCAGGATTAGCTGGCTTGGGAACTTCGGTTTTTTGTGCTGCTGCAGGAGTTGTGGGAGTTGCAGATTTACCACATCCGACGACAACTACTAATAGGGCAATTATAAGGAGTGCAAAACCAAAATTAAGTCTAAATCTAAAATTCTTTTTCACATTTATTTCCTCCATCTCATCTTTCTAAAAAACGAACGACCTCTCTGTTCCTTTCCGTACCATCTCGTTCTTTAAACATCTAATAGAACTTTTCCTGTTAGAGAAGTATCATACCCATTCTGCTGGTGAATGGCTTGGATAAATCCGGAAGATCTCAGTACACTCATGAGCTGTTGCCAAACATCGGTTTTGGCGGTTTTACCTAAACAAACCAGATCATACCGCTCTTGGAACAGAGGGATAAAATCCAGTCCAAGTCGTTGAGCGGCAGCCTTCACTCCGACGCCGACATCGACCTGCCCATTTGCAACGAGGCAAGCAACACCGGAGTGTGTGGTTTCTTCATCTTCATAACCCAGAATTTGACCAGGTGATATCTTTGCTGCTTGTAGGTATGCATCCAAGCGTAGACGGGTTCCTGATCCCTTCTGACGGTTGATGAAATGTAGTCCTTCAAGGGTGATATCTGCCCAGTTACGAAGCTGCAGAGGGTTGCCAGGAGCCACAATGAAACCCTGTTCCCGTTGGACTAAATTGACAAGGCGAACGGGTTCTCCGGGGATAACATGTTTGACGAAGGAAATGTTATAGTCCTTTGACAATTCATCCCAAAGATGTACCCCTGAAATTTCCGCTTCCCCACGATAAAGTGCGATGAGTCCGTCCATACTACCTTTGAATGAAAGCGAGGATTTGATGGGTACGGGTGTATGTTTAAGAAACTCAAAAAGTAGCTCGACGATTGGATCGTGGCTACCAACGAAGCGAATGATAGGCAATTCAGGAGTCTCAGAGGGTATGTCTGAATGAACTGAAATATGGGTTCCAAGAGTTCCGTGCAGATAGTGATTTAGGACAGCCGGATCAATGCGGAGTTGGCGACCGATGTGATGAGCGGGAATCTCTCCCCGTTTAACAAGTTCATAGAGGGTATATTTCGAAATCTTGAGAATTTTTGCCGCTTCAGCAGCTGTTAAGGTTAGGCTCAAATAGTTCACCTCCACACCATTCACCTTACATTATTCAGTTTAGAATAGTGAGACTAGCAAGTCAATACAGATGTTGAAAACAGAGGGTTTTAATTTTGTTTAGTTTGTTGTATTTGGCGTTTTTAAATCTTTCGACAGAAATCTTCAATGCGTTTAACACAAGTTGAAGTGTGATAGAGTAAAATGATTGTATACAAGATATTATTTTTATTGACAACACCGTACTTTATGCTAAAATTTAACCTGATGGAAATTTGGAGTAGTCGGTGGAAGAAATGACCGGCTCATACTCCATATTGTTTTTTAACAGAAAAGGGGGCAACGATCACAATTGGCAAATTCTCTTGGACGTCATGTGTTGGCTGAAATTTATGGGTGTAGTTTCGACATTTTAAATGACCGTGAAAAAGTCGAAACCCTAATGGTCAATGCAGCTTTGGAAGCAGGTGCCGAGGTGCGTGAGGTAGTGTTTCATAAGTTTAGTCCTCAAGGGGTGAGCGGTGTTGTTGTTATTTCCGAATCACACTTAGCCATCCACACGTGGCCAGAACTCGGATATGCTGCTGTAGACGTCTTTACTTGCGGGGACCGTGTCAATCCCTGGGATGCCTGTAACTATTTAACGGATCATTTCAAAGCAGGTCATATGACTGCAACGGAAATAAAGCGGGGAATTGTTGAGGATCCAAAGGAAGCGGTAAATATTTAGGAGGGATATTTATTTTACTCCGGACTAAGATAAGTACGGATAATGGAGACAAGTTATATTTTCTGACTGGTCCTAGATAGACCTTGTGACTGAAAAAGTTGCAAGGTCTATTGTATTTCAGGATTGATTACATATTCTATCAATAATAATGTCATATTATCAAGGTGCAGTATATTAAAGAAGGCAGGACTTTTAATAAGTATCTCGAATACATAATAGGTTAATGTTCTATGATAGACAAGGAGCGATAAGATGGTTCCGGTAGAATTCAGCTTCCTTGAGAAACTGAAAGCAGTGCAGGCGCGTTTGCGTCAAGAAATTAACTTTAAGCCAGCGGGCTTCGATGAATTGGTTCAGCTGGAGATGGATGAACTTGATCAAACAGTTCATCCGGCTATTGTCTTAGCCGTGAGTCGGGCTTGCGCAGAACATGGACAAAAATCAGAAGCGCTGGCAGTCATAATACAATTTATATTTATGGCCCATAAGGTTCATAAGTTAATAAAAGATGATCATGATATTGCGGAAGAGCTTCGACAGTTTCCAGTGCTTGTCGGGGATTTATTATATGGAAAGTTCTTTTTAGAGCTCTGCCGTGAGAAGCTATTGTTCTTTCTCGACCCTCTAGCTCAAGTTATTGGAACGATGAGCGAGGGAGGGATATCTAGATGGCTTGCTCGTGACGAGAGACTCGGTATCGATGAGTGTCTTCATATTGTTGAGATGGAGAGCGCATCATTAATGGCGTTAGCATCCCGTCTTAGTGCAGAACTTGCGGGTGCTTCACTTCCTGTCCAGGAACAGCTTGAAGCTTTTGGCTGGGAACTAGGATTAGCGTGGGGAGCGTGGAAGGAACAGTTGGAGAACACTGTTGTACAATCAATCCTTCAACGGGCAAATAATATTTTAAATGAGACTTCCTTGAGCTCACAGCTAAAATTACATCCCCTCCGCGAGGTGTATCAATACATAGAAAAGCAAGTGAGCACAAATTATAAACCCCAAGTTGTGAACGGAGTAGGAGTATGCATAAACTAAAGGTTTTTTTCGAAATGATCAAATTAGAACATACCCTTTTTGCCCTTCCTTTTGCTTACTTAGGTGCCTTTTTGGCGGCAGATGGAATTCCTTCGGCTTTTAAGCTTATATGGATTACGCTGGCTATGATTGGGGCTAGGACAGCCGCGATGTCCCTAAACCGTTTAATTGACAGGCATATTGATGCGCGAAACCCCCGAACGGCCCAGAGGGCACTACCGGCAGGTCAGCTAAGAGTAAATGAAGTCTACATTTATACACTGCTCTCTTTCTTGCTTTTGGGGTTTTCGGCGTACAGGCTCAATCTTCTGGCCTTGTGGCTAATGCCAATTGCTGTTTTCTTCTTGGTCTTATATTCCTATACAAAACGATTTACATGGGCGTGCCATCTCGTATTAGGAATTTCACTGGGCTTAGCCCCTGCTGGAGCCTGGATCGGGGTGACGGGTCATTGGGCTTTAGCCCCAATCCTATTAGGATTGGGGGTCGTGACTTGGGTAGCTGGGTTTGATGTCGTTTATGCTTGTCAAGATGTGGAATTTGACCGCAAGGAGGGTCTGCATTCGATCCCGGCAATTTTTGGCTTGCGAAGAGGCTTGGAAATTTCGTCGTTCCTACATATGCTCGCACCACTCTTCTTTATCGCGGTTGGAGTGGTTATGTCCATGCATTGGCTGTACTATGTGGGTGTTGCGATCGCGATTATATTACTCTTTCGCCAGCACCGCCTTGTTTCTGCAGACGATTTCTCAAAGATTGGAGTTGCTTTTTTCGATCTAAATGGCTACTTAAGTATCTTGCTTTTTGTATTCTCAATCTTGGATTTAACGTTATTGCGCTAAAAAGGAGAGTATGCTATGCCCTCACTATTTATTGAAAGTGAACTCAATGATCTGATTGAAAAAATTGAAAAGGGCGAGCGATTGGACTTTGATGCTGGGATTCGTATGATGGAAAGTCAAGACATCTTGGCTCTGGGGTATATGGCTAATCTTATGCGTGAACGAAAAAACGGTAATCGCACCTATTTTATTGTCAATCGGCCTATTAACTATGCAGATGTTTGTGGTGATCTCGATAATAGCACAAATGCTACGATGCTTTATGGTTCTTTAGAGTCTTCAGAGGAACGAATTAACCATTTGTTGCAACTACGGGCGCTACAAGATCGGACTGGAGGGTTTCTAACATTCATCCCACTTCCTTTGTACCCTAAAAATACCAAAATAGAAGGAACCATGGGAGTGGGAAATACCACGGGTTTTGAAGATTTGAAAGTGCTTTCGATTTCACGAATCCTTTTAGATAATTTCGATCATATCAAAGCGTTTTGGATGATACTTGGTCCTAGATTGGCACAAGTTTCGTTGGCTTTTGGAGTGGATGATTTAGACGGAACAGTTGTGGAAGAACGCATAATTCATGTAACCGGGGCTGAAACAAGTCACGCTATGAGTAAACGAGCCATGGTCCACATGATTCAAAAAGCAGGTCGAGATGCGGTAGAACGGGATACTCTCTATCGTGTCCTCAAGACCCATTAGTACGTGTTGGGGGGAGAAGAATGTGCCAATAGAGACCATAAAAATCATTGAGAAACGTCTAGCGGGTGGGCGATTATCTGTCGCAGATGGGGTCAAACTATTACAAGATGCCGATCTTCTCTCATTGGGACAAGGAGCGGATCTCGTCCGAAAGCAAATGCATCCGAAAAGAATAGTGTCGTTTGTTATTGACCGGAATATTAATTATACTAATGTCTGTTCCTGTCAATGTAAGTTTTGTGCCTTCTATTGTAAACCAGGAGACCCCGAGGGGTATATTTTGTCACGCGACTTATTACATGCTAAAATTAAAGAGACTATTGCAGTTGGGGGGACTCAACTATTGATTCAAGGGGGATTACATCCCGATTTGGATCTTGAGTACTTTGAGAATCTCCTGAGAGATATTAAAGCTCATTTCCCCATTCACATTCATTCGTTTAGCCCTCCTGAAATATGGGATCTTGCGAACAAGTCCCAGTTGGCACTCGAGGAAGTCATTCGCCGTCTACGAGAGGCTGGTTTAGATTCGATCCCCGGGGGAGGGGCGGAAATTCTTGATGATCGCGTGCGTCATCTGATCAGCCCTAACAAAATTGGTTGGCAGCAATGGATGGATGTGATGATCACAGCACACAAACAAGGTATGAAAACCACTGCGACCATGATGTTTGGACATGTAGAGACGTTTGAAGAGCGAGTTCTGCACATGGTTCGTGTGCGAGATGTTCAGGATCAAACGGGTGGGTTTACGGCCTTTATTCCTTGGAGTTTTGCCCCTACGAACACTGAACTTGGTGGAGAAGGAAGTACGGGTGTTGAGTATTTGAGGACACTTGCAGTAGCACGCCTGATGATCGATAATGTCCCAAATATTCAAGCGTCTTGGGTCACTCAAGGCGCGAAGATGGCACAGGTTGCTTTACGTTTTGGAGCGAATGATTTTGGCAGTACCATGTTAGAGGAAAATGTGGTGCGAGCTGCTGGTGTACAAACACGTGTCCCATTACAGGAAATTATTCGTTGTATTGAAGATGCAGGTTATCAGGCTGTTCAACGCAATACGCACTACGAATGGCTAAAGGTGTACGGGAAGGAAGTGTAGAGCGATGCGCAGGCGCAAGCGACCGCTCGATGAGGGCAATTTGCCGCTAATGGAACATATCATAGCCCTGCGTAAAGTTCTGGTTATCGCGGCATATGCTATTGCACTGGGTACAATCATTGGATGGTTTATCAGTGATCTAACGTTTGCATACTTGGCTACTCCAGTTACTCGCTTGCAAAAAATCATGTTCATTACAACAACTCCAATGGAGCCTATGCTAGTCAAATTTAAAGTTTCTGTGTTCATTGGTGTTGCCCTTTCGCTTCCGGTAATTATGTGGCAAATTTGGAGTTTCGTGTTACCAGCATTAAAGCAAAATGAACGGAAATACTTATATATGATTGTGCCAAGCTCGGTACTTCTCTTTCTAGGTGGGGCCGCTCTGTGTTTCTATGTGGTATTACCTATTGGGATCAAGTTTTTGCTTTTAACTGGTGGTGGGGGAGTTCAATCGACGCCATTTGTGACCAAAACATCTTACCTTGGTTTTCTGTTGACGTTTCTTTTAACGTTTGGGTTGGTGTTTCAACTTCCAATTGTCTTATTGATTTTGATTCGGATAGGATTGTTATCTCCTCAGACTTTAGCAAAGAAACGACGCTGGGCGATCTTGACAATTGTCATCATGGCTGCTGTGGTTTCCCCAACACCAGATCTGTTTACGCAGCT is a window from the Desulfosporosinus sp. Sb-LF genome containing:
- a CDS encoding ABC transporter permease — its product is MEMIWQGVLAAIRLLITGDPEVIDITLLTLKVSFTGTFISLLIGIPFGTLLALKPFPGRQFVLSVVNTGMGLPPVVVGLWVSIFLWRSGPFGFLNIMYTPIAIIIAQAIIASPIIAALTCAALQQTDPKLRLQIQALGTTRLQYIWLLLKEVRFSLLAAIIAGFGAIVSEIGASMAVGGNIKGQTRVLTTATVLEVSKGNFDIAIALSIILCILAYGATLGLTLLQQKQQGGQ
- a CDS encoding substrate-binding domain-containing protein, producing MKKNFRFRLNFGFALLIIALLVVVVGCGKSATPTTPAAAQKTEVPKPANPDLILATTTSTQDSGLLDVLIPAFEKKTGYKVKTVAVGTGAALAMGEKGDADVLLVHAFASEKKLVDNKTAINYQLVMHNDFVLVGPATDPAKVKETKTAVDALKAIYASPSIFVSRGDDSGTDKMEKALWTKASIKPAGTKYQSTGQGMGQTLTIASDKEGYTLTDRATYLATKKNLKLDILLQGETSLLNIYHVMQVNPEKFPKVNAVGAKAFVDFMIDADTQKLIGSFGQDKYGQPLFFADAGKKMEDLK
- a CDS encoding helix-turn-helix transcriptional regulator; translated protein: MSLTLTAAEAAKILKISKYTLYELVKRGEIPAHHIGRQLRIDPAVLNHYLHGTLGTHISVHSDIPSETPELPIIRFVGSHDPIVELLFEFLKHTPVPIKSSLSFKGSMDGLIALYRGEAEISGVHLWDELSKDYNISFVKHVIPGEPVRLVNLVQREQGFIVAPGNPLQLRNWADITLEGLHFINRQKGSGTRLRLDAYLQAAKISPGQILGYEDEETTHSGVACLVANGQVDVGVGVKAAAQRLGLDFIPLFQERYDLVCLGKTAKTDVWQQLMSVLRSSGFIQAIHQQNGYDTSLTGKVLLDV
- the speD gene encoding adenosylmethionine decarboxylase, with protein sequence MANSLGRHVLAEIYGCSFDILNDREKVETLMVNAALEAGAEVREVVFHKFSPQGVSGVVVISESHLAIHTWPELGYAAVDVFTCGDRVNPWDACNYLTDHFKAGHMTATEIKRGIVEDPKEAVNI
- a CDS encoding polyprenyl synthetase family protein, with amino-acid sequence MVPVEFSFLEKLKAVQARLRQEINFKPAGFDELVQLEMDELDQTVHPAIVLAVSRACAEHGQKSEALAVIIQFIFMAHKVHKLIKDDHDIAEELRQFPVLVGDLLYGKFFLELCREKLLFFLDPLAQVIGTMSEGGISRWLARDERLGIDECLHIVEMESASLMALASRLSAELAGASLPVQEQLEAFGWELGLAWGAWKEQLENTVVQSILQRANNILNETSLSSQLKLHPLREVYQYIEKQVSTNYKPQVVNGVGVCIN
- a CDS encoding UbiA-like polyprenyltransferase, with translation MHKLKVFFEMIKLEHTLFALPFAYLGAFLAADGIPSAFKLIWITLAMIGARTAAMSLNRLIDRHIDARNPRTAQRALPAGQLRVNEVYIYTLLSFLLLGFSAYRLNLLALWLMPIAVFFLVLYSYTKRFTWACHLVLGISLGLAPAGAWIGVTGHWALAPILLGLGVVTWVAGFDVVYACQDVEFDRKEGLHSIPAIFGLRRGLEISSFLHMLAPLFFIAVGVVMSMHWLYYVGVAIAIILLFRQHRLVSADDFSKIGVAFFDLNGYLSILLFVFSILDLTLLR
- a CDS encoding FO synthase, with the translated sequence MPSLFIESELNDLIEKIEKGERLDFDAGIRMMESQDILALGYMANLMRERKNGNRTYFIVNRPINYADVCGDLDNSTNATMLYGSLESSEERINHLLQLRALQDRTGGFLTFIPLPLYPKNTKIEGTMGVGNTTGFEDLKVLSISRILLDNFDHIKAFWMILGPRLAQVSLAFGVDDLDGTVVEERIIHVTGAETSHAMSKRAMVHMIQKAGRDAVERDTLYRVLKTH
- the mqnC gene encoding cyclic dehypoxanthinyl futalosine synthase gives rise to the protein MPIETIKIIEKRLAGGRLSVADGVKLLQDADLLSLGQGADLVRKQMHPKRIVSFVIDRNINYTNVCSCQCKFCAFYCKPGDPEGYILSRDLLHAKIKETIAVGGTQLLIQGGLHPDLDLEYFENLLRDIKAHFPIHIHSFSPPEIWDLANKSQLALEEVIRRLREAGLDSIPGGGAEILDDRVRHLISPNKIGWQQWMDVMITAHKQGMKTTATMMFGHVETFEERVLHMVRVRDVQDQTGGFTAFIPWSFAPTNTELGGEGSTGVEYLRTLAVARLMIDNVPNIQASWVTQGAKMAQVALRFGANDFGSTMLEENVVRAAGVQTRVPLQEIIRCIEDAGYQAVQRNTHYEWLKVYGKEV
- the tatC gene encoding twin-arginine translocase subunit TatC, which produces MRRRKRPLDEGNLPLMEHIIALRKVLVIAAYAIALGTIIGWFISDLTFAYLATPVTRLQKIMFITTTPMEPMLVKFKVSVFIGVALSLPVIMWQIWSFVLPALKQNERKYLYMIVPSSVLLFLGGAALCFYVVLPIGIKFLLLTGGGGVQSTPFVTKTSYLGFLLTFLLTFGLVFQLPIVLLILIRIGLLSPQTLAKKRRWAILTIVIMAAVVSPTPDLFTQLLMAGPMYLLYEMSIWLGYLVSRRREKELAAK